The DNA segment ACTTCTTTAAAGGAAAAGGGTCAGCCCTTGATTCACGAGAAAGCGAATGGTACATCACGATGAAAAAGGCACTACATATGGACGAGTTAATTACGAAACACTCGCTCATTATGGATAAATACGATCCAGACAAACGCGTCGGAATGATTGTAGATGAGTGGGGCACATGGTTTGACGTAGAGCCAGGCACCAACCCAGGATTCTTATACCAACAAAATACTATTCGTGACGCACTAGTTGCAGGGCTGCATTTTCATATTTTCCAAAAACATAACGAACGAGTGCAAATGGCGAACATCGCTCAAACCGTGAACGTGCTTCAAGCGATGATCCTAACAGAAGGGGATAAAATGATTCTCACCCCAACCTATCACGTGTTCGAAATGTTTAAAGTACATCAGGATGCAACCAAACTAGACGTCGATGTGGAAAGTAACCCATACGAATGGCAAGGCGAGAACATCCCGGCTGTCAGTGTCCAAGCCTCAACAAAAGACGATCAGATCCACATCAGCTTCTGCCATGTAGATCACAAGAATCCAACCACTGTGCAGATTGATGTGCGTGGATATGAAGACAAATTAGATCAAATCACAGGACGAATTCTAAGTGCTGAAGAGACAAATGCTCATAACACGTTTGAAAGCCCAGAGCAGGTAAAACCAGTCGCTTACGAAGACTTTACAGTGAACGGCACACAAATTGAACTGCGTCTGCCGCCAATGGCTGTTGGGGTGCTGACGATTTAATTCGATGAAGTGAGCGGGAGCTGAAGTGCGCGGGAATGAAGGAAAGGTGCGCGAGATGAGGCTGGAGTGCGCGGGAATGAAGGTGAGGTGCCCGAGTTAGGGCCGGAATGCGCGGGAATGAAGGTGTGATGCACGAGTAGTGGCCGGAGTGCGCATAACGTAATTCAAACATCAGCAAAATATCAAAAAACCACCCAAGCCGGGTGGTTTTTTGTATTAGAGATTGATCTTATTCTATTAGATCTTCATAAAGGAATTAAAAAAATTTAAGAGAATATATGGTAAAAGGCAATAAAGGAGTGAAATTCTTGAAACAAACCTATTTTCAGTTACCTACTTTAGAAACGGAAAGACTCATCCTAAGAAAGGTCACTAAAAATGACGTTCAGGATATGTTTGCATACTGTTCAATTCCAGAGGTAGCAACGTATGTCCCATGGGAAACGCATCAAACGGTTGCTGACAGTGAGCAGTTTATTCAATTTATTTTAAGTCAATATGAGGGTGGCAAGCTCGCACCTTGGGCGATTGAGTATAAGGAAACGGGCAAGATGATTGGAACGTTTGATTTTGTTACTTGGTTTCCACAGCATGCTCGCGCTGAGATCGGGTTTGTATTATCTAAAGATTATTGGGGCAATGGGATCACAGTAGAGGCAGCTAAGAAAGTCATACAATACGGATATAATGAGATGAATTTGAACATCATCAAAGCACCTTGCATAAAAGAAAACACTCAATCCAGACAGGTCTTAGAGAAGCTCGGTATGCATTTAGATGGTGTCTTACGTGATGAATATATGATTAAAGGTCAATTTCGAGATATGGCCGTATATTCATTAAGAAACGATGAGGTGAAGTCTTATGAATAAAACAATCAAACAGTTTGAGGAATTAATTGATCAATGTAAAACGTATAAAGCACTAGACGAAAAAGTATTAACCACTCCTATTAACGAAGGTGGCTGGTCCATTAGAGAGATTATAGGACACTTATACGGATGGGATAAATACAATCTCATGTATATGGTGCCGAATATGAGACATGGAGTTGATCTACCGGC comes from the Alkalihalobacillus sp. FSL W8-0930 genome and includes:
- a CDS encoding alpha-N-arabinofuranosidase, yielding MSQKVIINSDIQKGTINKNIYGHFAEHLGRCIYEGFWVGEDSEINHTNGIRNDVVAALKKLNIPVLRWPGGCFADEYHWKDGVGPRENRKRMVNTHWGGVVENNHFGTHEFMMLCEMLETEPYICGNVGSGTVQEMSEWVEYMTFDGESPMANWRKENGRDKAWPLTYFGVGNENWGCGGNMRPEFYADLYRQFQTYVRNYGDNKIYKIAGGANVDDYNWTEVLMREAGWLMDGLSLHYYTIPGDFFKGKGSALDSRESEWYITMKKALHMDELITKHSLIMDKYDPDKRVGMIVDEWGTWFDVEPGTNPGFLYQQNTIRDALVAGLHFHIFQKHNERVQMANIAQTVNVLQAMILTEGDKMILTPTYHVFEMFKVHQDATKLDVDVESNPYEWQGENIPAVSVQASTKDDQIHISFCHVDHKNPTTVQIDVRGYEDKLDQITGRILSAEETNAHNTFESPEQVKPVAYEDFTVNGTQIELRLPPMAVGVLTI
- a CDS encoding GNAT family protein; the protein is MKQTYFQLPTLETERLILRKVTKNDVQDMFAYCSIPEVATYVPWETHQTVADSEQFIQFILSQYEGGKLAPWAIEYKETGKMIGTFDFVTWFPQHARAEIGFVLSKDYWGNGITVEAAKKVIQYGYNEMNLNIIKAPCIKENTQSRQVLEKLGMHLDGVLRDEYMIKGQFRDMAVYSLRNDEVKSYE